In Rhizobium sp. WYJ-E13, the following are encoded in one genomic region:
- a CDS encoding ArdC family protein, with protein MKKASQKNENRPDVYARITDILIGELERGVRPWIQPWGSGHLGNHVSRPLRFNGEPYSGVNVLLLWSEAARRGYGSAMWMTFRQALELGGNVRKGETGSMVVYANRITKTETDGNGEDIERNIPFLKAYTVFNLEQIDGLPEGYGARSDLAPLEPVERLDHADAFFRATGAVIRHGGSKAFYAPGPDIIQMPPIEAFRDVESYYATLAHEQIHWAGAAHRLNRDLSRYAKDRSERAREELIAELGAVFLAADLGIVPELEPRADHASYLASWLTVLQNDKRFIVQAAAQAQRAVSFLHSLQPEADVKAAA; from the coding sequence ATGAAGAAGGCAAGTCAGAAGAACGAGAACCGCCCGGATGTCTATGCGCGCATCACGGACATTCTGATCGGCGAACTTGAACGCGGCGTGCGCCCCTGGATTCAGCCATGGGGATCCGGCCATCTCGGCAATCACGTGTCTCGCCCGCTGCGCTTCAACGGCGAACCCTATTCCGGCGTCAACGTTCTCCTCCTGTGGTCGGAGGCGGCGAGACGCGGTTATGGCTCGGCGATGTGGATGACCTTTCGCCAGGCGCTTGAGCTCGGCGGCAATGTCCGCAAGGGCGAGACCGGCTCTATGGTCGTCTACGCCAACCGCATCACCAAGACCGAAACCGACGGCAATGGCGAAGACATCGAGCGCAACATCCCGTTTCTCAAGGCCTACACTGTTTTCAATCTGGAGCAGATCGATGGTCTTCCCGAAGGCTACGGCGCCCGGTCCGATCTAGCACCGTTAGAGCCTGTCGAGCGCCTTGACCATGCCGACGCTTTTTTCCGGGCAACCGGCGCCGTCATCCGTCACGGCGGAAGCAAGGCCTTCTATGCACCAGGACCCGACATTATCCAGATGCCGCCGATCGAAGCCTTTAGAGATGTCGAGAGTTATTATGCCACCCTTGCCCATGAGCAAATCCATTGGGCTGGCGCCGCTCATCGGCTCAATCGCGATCTGTCCCGTTATGCCAAGGATCGGTCGGAGCGGGCCCGCGAAGAACTGATCGCCGAGCTTGGTGCCGTTTTCCTTGCGGCCGATCTCGGTATTGTTCCTGAATTGGAACCAAGGGCAGATCATGCGAGCTATCTCGCGTCGTGGCTCACGGTGCTACAGAACGACAAGCGATTTATCGTCCAGGCAGCGGCGCAGGCGCAACGGGCCGTCAGCTTCCTGCATTCGCTGCAGCCGGAAGCGGATGTGAAGGCTGCAGCCTAA
- a CDS encoding DUF736 domain-containing protein, with protein sequence MATIGSFTASENGFSGTIKTLNLNVKAKIVRVERSSDDAPDFRVLAGNVEFGAGWQKQARESERDYISIKLDDPSFAAPIYATLTEVQGQDGLQLIWSRNTRR encoded by the coding sequence ATGGCAACCATCGGCTCTTTCACCGCTTCCGAAAACGGCTTTTCCGGCACCATCAAGACGCTCAACCTCAACGTCAAAGCCAAGATCGTCCGGGTCGAACGCTCATCCGACGACGCACCGGATTTCAGGGTGCTGGCCGGCAATGTCGAATTCGGCGCCGGTTGGCAGAAGCAGGCCCGTGAGAGCGAGCGCGATTACATCTCCATCAAGCTCGACGATCCGAGCTTCGCTGCGCCGATCTACGCGACGCTGACGGAAGTTCAGGGCCAGGACGGCCTGCAGCTCATCTGGTCGCGCAACACGCGCCGCTGA
- a CDS encoding HU family DNA-binding protein, producing MTTTNEIADKIASEHGLTKVQGKAIVEAVIASITEAAVAGNETSLPGFGKFKVKATPEREARNPATGATIKVAAAKKLSFQPAKALKDALNK from the coding sequence ATGACTACGACCAATGAAATCGCCGACAAGATAGCAAGCGAACATGGCCTGACCAAGGTGCAGGGCAAGGCCATCGTCGAGGCGGTAATCGCTTCTATTACCGAAGCCGCGGTTGCCGGTAATGAGACGTCCCTGCCCGGCTTCGGCAAGTTTAAAGTGAAAGCCACGCCGGAGCGCGAGGCACGCAACCCAGCGACCGGCGCGACCATCAAGGTCGCCGCGGCTAAGAAGCTGAGCTTCCAGCCGGCCAAGGCGCTCAAAGACGCGCTCAACAAGTGA
- a CDS encoding WGR domain-containing protein, whose amino-acid sequence MIAQPYQLYVERKDASKNMARYYAMSIEPTLFGQACLTRRWGRIGSRGQRLVHHFEREEEAVGLFLELLRQKRKRGYGPKPHPR is encoded by the coding sequence ATGATCGCGCAGCCCTACCAGCTCTATGTCGAACGCAAGGACGCCTCGAAAAACATGGCACGCTACTATGCGATGTCGATCGAGCCAACCCTGTTCGGGCAGGCCTGCCTGACACGGCGCTGGGGACGGATCGGTTCTCGAGGCCAAAGGCTGGTGCACCATTTTGAGCGGGAGGAGGAAGCCGTTGGACTCTTCCTCGAACTTCTGCGGCAGAAGCGGAAGCGCGGCTACGGCCCGAAACCGCATCCTCGATGA
- a CDS encoding lytic transglycosylase domain-containing protein, with protein MDRVPLSPENRQHNTWSRSALWIAGSSALLLTGFASGPDGGGGDLTSEIPAQVDHRSSGLEPKANKVALVPRANPAPSGFVPSTHDVPTIDSANFDERFGGSIAEDPLRASSSSLDAIKRWERAGRSSGDAADNTNARRDSAVHSLISVYSHDQKSGLPASVSATQPHIDVSAPPTLARPSLLSGIPEAYSKLALVIAGDEKVDPNWVLSVMRAENASFDPRLVSPAGAVGLMQVMPRIGDAFGANDLTDPEQNIRAGTRFLRILIAKYRNPVLVAAAYNAGEPNVDLRHSLPLIRETADYVTRVVGYYTGTAAGPTVPIAGSSSVFAPSSRRHTGPAERAKSPMLVFSVAAPIPPDVRPQNEEKRKNTGGPLKIVKEEVSQ; from the coding sequence ATGGATCGCGTCCCGCTTTCGCCTGAAAACAGACAGCACAACACATGGTCGCGAAGCGCATTGTGGATCGCCGGATCGTCCGCCTTATTGCTCACGGGTTTTGCTTCCGGACCAGACGGCGGCGGCGGTGACCTCACTTCGGAAATACCGGCACAGGTCGATCATCGTTCCAGCGGCCTTGAGCCGAAGGCAAACAAAGTTGCGCTCGTACCGCGGGCAAATCCGGCGCCATCTGGCTTCGTTCCTTCGACGCACGATGTGCCGACGATCGATTCCGCCAACTTCGACGAGCGGTTTGGCGGATCAATCGCTGAAGATCCGCTCCGCGCTAGCTCCTCCTCGTTAGATGCGATCAAGAGGTGGGAGAGGGCTGGACGTTCATCCGGAGATGCGGCTGACAACACGAATGCACGGCGCGACAGCGCGGTGCATTCGCTTATCAGCGTATACTCGCATGATCAGAAGTCTGGTCTTCCGGCCAGCGTTTCGGCAACCCAGCCTCATATCGATGTCAGCGCGCCGCCTACCTTGGCCCGTCCTAGTCTTCTATCCGGAATTCCCGAAGCCTATTCCAAGCTCGCATTGGTGATCGCCGGCGACGAGAAGGTTGACCCGAATTGGGTGCTGTCGGTCATGCGAGCTGAGAATGCCAGTTTCGATCCACGCCTCGTTAGTCCCGCTGGCGCCGTCGGCCTGATGCAGGTTATGCCGCGGATTGGTGATGCTTTCGGTGCGAACGATCTGACCGATCCCGAACAGAACATCCGCGCTGGCACGCGTTTTCTTCGCATTCTGATCGCCAAGTACAGAAATCCTGTGCTGGTCGCCGCCGCCTATAATGCGGGTGAGCCCAACGTGGACCTTCGCCATTCTCTGCCGTTGATCCGCGAAACCGCAGACTACGTCACTCGTGTCGTCGGATACTACACTGGCACGGCGGCCGGTCCGACCGTCCCAATAGCCGGCTCTTCGTCAGTGTTCGCGCCCAGTTCCAGGCGCCACACCGGACCTGCAGAGCGGGCCAAATCCCCCATGCTTGTTTTCTCAGTCGCAGCGCCGATCCCGCCAGACGTTCGTCCTCAGAATGAGGAGAAGCGGAAGAACACCGGCGGGCCGCTCAAAATTGTGAAGGAAGAGGTGTCTCAATGA
- a CDS encoding TrbC/VirB2 family protein, whose product MNPIALALHTAILYSSVAWSSMARRKWLGNAAIVLAASLILLVSQYEPAAAQNLDRLQQAADRLVQFFTGPFGRSVGAIAFIGMFLAAAFGYWSWGALLRVAGCLAGMFAAAELVDFLAGGGA is encoded by the coding sequence ATGAATCCGATCGCTTTGGCACTCCACACGGCCATTCTCTATAGCAGCGTTGCATGGTCCTCGATGGCCCGTCGAAAATGGCTTGGTAACGCGGCTATCGTGCTTGCCGCGAGCCTGATCTTGCTCGTCAGTCAATATGAGCCGGCGGCCGCCCAAAACCTGGATCGTCTCCAGCAGGCCGCTGATCGCCTCGTGCAATTCTTTACTGGGCCCTTCGGTCGATCTGTCGGAGCCATCGCATTCATCGGCATGTTCCTGGCTGCTGCTTTCGGATACTGGTCCTGGGGCGCTCTCCTGCGCGTCGCCGGTTGCCTAGCCGGCATGTTCGCGGCAGCCGAGCTCGTCGACTTCCTCGCCGGTGGGGGAGCGTGA
- a CDS encoding VirB3 family type IV secretion system protein, whose translation MAVGNDADGGDDYIESYPVILALTRPPTVMGIPYTYFLAECFVSLMAFMILGSILWFPVSFVVLHGILYVLTVKLDLWFFEIVGRLSMCGVNPLGRKLGGGVRTYGV comes from the coding sequence ATGGCGGTAGGCAACGACGCTGACGGTGGCGACGACTATATCGAATCCTATCCAGTCATCCTCGCGTTGACCCGTCCGCCTACGGTCATGGGGATTCCCTATACCTATTTCCTGGCCGAGTGCTTCGTCTCGCTGATGGCCTTCATGATTCTTGGGTCCATCCTCTGGTTCCCGGTCTCGTTCGTCGTCCTGCACGGCATTCTCTACGTTCTGACTGTCAAGCTCGACCTCTGGTTCTTCGAGATTGTGGGACGCCTTAGCATGTGCGGCGTCAACCCTCTTGGTCGCAAGCTCGGTGGCGGCGTCAGAACCTACGGAGTGTAA
- a CDS encoding VirB4 family type IV secretion/conjugal transfer ATPase: MNTMARSLKGSLTKGWEIFADRRVATHVPFYVPIENGIIRLKNDCLVSTLKLTGFSFETADIETINMLQRQRNAAFRAISSIGSFALYSHVIRRKVAPSLPSVFADPFMERLDHVYQSSISKNEMFVNDTYVSLVVRPMFRKGSALSRLMGAGGTIVRKEQFRAMRDKLVEATRALEKSLSVYGPKVLRDVQRVQAGLGDNRKVFRDVSEDMAVDEAARKIWFSEQCEFFYTLLNGGRVRPIRLGNIPIDEMLPARRTSIGNRIIHLQGDRSDDDRYAAMVSLKEYPPETGAGMFDYILKLPFELVLTQSMSFVDDMAARSRIERLDRQMSKADEGGSSVQANLDIARDELARKRVAFTEHHLTVMPVAKTTAQLDDAVALIGNELGALGASYVREDLNAEPAYWAQLPGNQAYIARRALISTLNCAGLSSFHAYPYGKPDGNHWGPAITIFETTSGTPFFFNFHQGDVGHTTVFGPTGSGKTVIMAFLILQAYRVSPRLKTIVFDKDRGLDIMVRAAGGTYMSLEPGQPSGWNPLLLDDNEENRVFLYGLLSFMLKPAKEGESLTPQEETIIRNAIKSVLKTKDRSYRRLSSLRALLAGSERTEGSLIARLDKWVDKGPYAWLFDNADDNLDISRPMIGFDMTSILDDPTVRTAALLYMFHRLDAIYDGKAPIINLMDEAWKLLDDDEFKRTMKDYFKTIRKRNGLVIFGTQSADDVVRSNVSRTIIEQTSTNIFFANPKADESSYMEHFGLSRAEFEWVKNGDPSSRFMLIKQAKNSVIARVDMSHMPEFIKVLSGREETVREVEMLLDEYGEDPKNWLSKFCDWDGVTVDEKRKAS; encoded by the coding sequence ATGAACACGATGGCGAGATCGCTGAAGGGAAGTCTCACGAAGGGATGGGAAATTTTCGCCGATCGCCGCGTCGCAACGCACGTCCCTTTCTATGTTCCAATCGAAAACGGCATCATCCGCCTGAAGAACGACTGCCTCGTCTCGACGCTGAAGCTCACCGGCTTTTCCTTCGAGACGGCCGATATCGAAACGATCAATATGCTTCAGCGGCAGCGCAACGCCGCCTTCCGTGCGATCTCCTCGATCGGTAGCTTCGCACTCTATTCCCATGTGATCAGACGTAAGGTTGCGCCATCGTTGCCGTCAGTCTTCGCCGATCCCTTCATGGAGCGCCTCGATCACGTCTACCAGTCAAGCATCTCGAAGAACGAGATGTTCGTGAACGACACTTATGTTTCTCTCGTCGTGCGCCCCATGTTCCGAAAGGGATCGGCGCTGTCCCGCCTCATGGGCGCAGGCGGTACGATCGTGCGCAAGGAGCAGTTCCGCGCGATGCGCGACAAGCTGGTCGAGGCAACACGAGCACTTGAGAAATCGCTTTCTGTCTATGGGCCGAAGGTCCTCCGCGACGTCCAACGCGTTCAAGCTGGCCTCGGCGACAACAGAAAAGTCTTCCGCGATGTCTCTGAAGATATGGCCGTCGACGAAGCCGCGCGGAAAATTTGGTTCTCCGAACAATGCGAGTTCTTCTACACACTGCTGAATGGCGGACGCGTCCGGCCGATCCGTCTTGGTAACATTCCGATTGACGAGATGCTGCCGGCGCGCCGAACGTCGATCGGCAACCGTATCATTCACCTGCAGGGCGATAGATCGGACGATGATCGCTACGCAGCGATGGTCTCCTTGAAGGAATATCCGCCAGAGACCGGGGCGGGCATGTTCGACTATATCCTCAAACTGCCATTTGAGCTGGTGCTGACACAGTCGATGTCCTTTGTCGACGATATGGCGGCGCGCAGTCGGATCGAACGGCTGGACCGACAGATGTCGAAGGCCGACGAAGGCGGATCGAGTGTCCAGGCCAATCTCGATATCGCTCGGGACGAACTCGCCCGCAAACGGGTAGCCTTCACCGAGCATCATCTCACGGTGATGCCGGTTGCGAAAACCACTGCCCAGCTTGACGATGCGGTGGCGCTGATCGGCAATGAACTTGGCGCACTCGGCGCCTCCTATGTCCGCGAGGACCTGAATGCGGAGCCTGCTTATTGGGCGCAACTGCCGGGCAACCAGGCTTATATCGCACGCCGCGCACTAATCTCGACACTCAACTGCGCCGGTTTGAGCAGCTTTCACGCCTATCCCTACGGCAAACCTGACGGCAACCACTGGGGGCCGGCGATCACGATCTTCGAAACGACCTCAGGCACGCCCTTCTTCTTCAACTTCCACCAAGGTGACGTCGGGCATACGACCGTCTTCGGTCCCACCGGGTCCGGCAAGACTGTGATCATGGCCTTCCTGATCCTGCAAGCCTATCGCGTCAGTCCGCGCCTGAAGACGATCGTCTTCGACAAGGACCGTGGTCTCGATATCATGGTACGAGCGGCGGGCGGAACCTACATGTCGCTGGAGCCCGGCCAGCCGTCAGGATGGAATCCACTGCTGCTCGACGACAATGAGGAGAACCGAGTCTTCCTCTACGGGCTCCTGAGCTTCATGCTAAAGCCTGCGAAGGAAGGCGAAAGCCTGACGCCGCAGGAAGAGACGATCATCCGCAATGCGATCAAATCCGTTCTCAAAACGAAGGACAGGTCGTATCGCCGCCTCTCGTCGCTCAGGGCACTGCTCGCGGGGAGCGAGCGGACCGAGGGCAGCCTGATCGCCCGGCTCGACAAATGGGTCGACAAGGGACCGTACGCCTGGCTGTTCGATAACGCGGATGACAATCTCGACATCTCCAGGCCGATGATCGGCTTCGACATGACGTCGATCCTGGATGATCCTACGGTGCGCACCGCAGCCCTTCTCTACATGTTTCACCGGCTGGACGCGATCTACGACGGCAAGGCGCCAATCATCAACCTGATGGACGAAGCCTGGAAGCTGCTCGACGACGACGAATTCAAGCGCACCATGAAGGACTATTTTAAGACCATCCGAAAAAGGAACGGTCTGGTTATCTTCGGCACGCAGTCAGCCGACGATGTAGTGCGATCGAACGTCAGCCGCACGATTATCGAACAGACGTCAACGAACATCTTCTTCGCAAATCCAAAGGCTGACGAAAGCTCCTACATGGAGCATTTCGGCCTATCGCGAGCGGAGTTCGAATGGGTCAAGAACGGCGATCCAAGCTCCCGTTTCATGCTGATCAAACAGGCAAAGAACAGCGTGATTGCTCGCGTCGACATGTCCCACATGCCGGAGTTCATCAAGGTGCTTTCTGGCCGCGAGGAGACTGTGCGCGAAGTCGAGATGTTGCTCGACGAGTATGGCGAGGATCCAAAGAACTGGCTCTCGAAATTCTGCGACTGGGATGGGGTGACGGTCGATGAAAAACGCAAAGCGTCTTGA
- a CDS encoding lytic transglycosylase domain-containing protein → MKNAKRLEKTAAGVLALALVFPVGTSHAQVPVIDQARQKIQQETQNWHQSYQADTRKVKGASGGTTDSVAPGGGSGSPADCSADGMGGGTAPAAPSSRTPSQQEIASMVQQEAIRQGVDPNFAMAIAEQESRFRQSARSAVGATGVMQLMPGTLAQLGVNPYDTRDNIRGGVKYIKQLQGMFGDRYDLIAAGYNAGPYRQSLQNGQIPNIPETQDYVKKVSAYYARNKAQNGDNTPAEGTAEPETASYRNGCGEQLKKAVDRNTQAQIERGSVWNELLGKSLAANQQYLQRLQSGLQSSSASLRGSGGGNSKDHDGSLVMAEIRCPTNIIDTGGTRCFAVPSNATTEQIQHWLSDLQDEARANGAVATFTALQDPALGLVTVVDSRPTEN, encoded by the coding sequence ATGAAAAACGCAAAGCGTCTTGAGAAAACCGCAGCCGGCGTCTTGGCCCTCGCTCTCGTCTTCCCCGTCGGCACAAGCCATGCCCAGGTCCCGGTCATTGACCAGGCGCGCCAGAAGATCCAGCAGGAGACCCAGAACTGGCATCAGTCCTATCAGGCCGATACTCGGAAGGTCAAAGGCGCTTCGGGCGGAACGACCGATAGCGTTGCGCCCGGTGGGGGTTCGGGCTCGCCGGCCGATTGCTCCGCCGATGGCATGGGAGGAGGAACCGCGCCGGCAGCGCCATCGTCTCGGACGCCAAGCCAGCAGGAAATTGCCAGCATGGTCCAACAGGAGGCGATCCGGCAGGGCGTCGATCCGAACTTTGCGATGGCGATCGCCGAGCAGGAGTCGCGGTTCCGCCAGTCGGCGCGCTCCGCGGTCGGCGCCACCGGCGTCATGCAATTGATGCCGGGCACCCTCGCACAGCTCGGCGTCAACCCTTATGACACGCGCGACAATATTCGTGGCGGCGTCAAATACATCAAGCAGCTCCAGGGGATGTTCGGAGACCGCTATGATCTCATCGCCGCCGGCTACAATGCCGGTCCGTATCGGCAGTCACTGCAGAACGGTCAGATTCCCAACATTCCGGAGACGCAGGACTACGTCAAAAAGGTCTCGGCCTACTATGCCCGTAACAAGGCCCAGAACGGTGATAACACACCGGCGGAGGGTACAGCCGAGCCGGAAACTGCGAGCTACAGAAACGGCTGCGGCGAGCAGCTGAAGAAGGCGGTCGACCGTAACACGCAGGCACAGATCGAACGAGGTTCGGTTTGGAACGAGCTGCTTGGAAAGTCGCTCGCTGCGAACCAGCAGTATCTGCAGCGCCTTCAGTCTGGCCTGCAATCCTCGTCCGCAAGTCTTCGGGGCAGTGGTGGCGGAAATTCTAAAGACCATGACGGGTCACTTGTCATGGCCGAGATCCGGTGCCCGACCAACATCATCGACACCGGCGGCACGCGCTGCTTCGCTGTTCCGTCCAACGCCACCACAGAACAGATCCAGCACTGGCTGTCCGACCTGCAGGACGAGGCACGTGCAAATGGCGCGGTCGCGACCTTCACGGCGTTGCAGGATCCCGCACTCGGCCTCGTCACGGTCGTTGATTCCAGGCCGACGGAGAATTAG
- a CDS encoding conjugal transfer protein, translating to MKTAVIAAAVAIVFVPQAYAQVPVKDADNIAVSKEIEKLSNSIRDDTSIVKDNTTKTLAAITGDRTQDASQFAKLATGNGFTMGQAPDFNSVLSSNAAVFGGIGGQFQNTAAKLINGLNLVKMVVDTVKGGELSGANQAYSQGINALTTLTALTDAMNSATKDRQNSFMQATQQIGTAKDLKGALEQNTQMVLQGNQTANEAVGSLNNQVMLLNQQYKAALATSSQNLKTFAPLPDSVMRDGGTEPQGASVRDQLKAFEDQNQ from the coding sequence ATGAAGACAGCAGTGATCGCAGCGGCCGTTGCCATCGTTTTCGTCCCTCAGGCTTATGCCCAAGTTCCGGTCAAGGACGCAGACAATATCGCGGTAAGCAAGGAGATCGAAAAGCTTTCAAACAGCATCCGGGACGACACATCGATCGTCAAGGACAACACCACGAAGACCTTGGCGGCGATCACTGGCGACCGAACGCAGGATGCGAGCCAATTTGCCAAGCTCGCCACCGGCAATGGCTTCACCATGGGACAGGCTCCGGATTTCAACTCGGTGCTCTCCAGCAACGCGGCGGTGTTCGGAGGCATCGGTGGCCAGTTCCAGAATACCGCAGCCAAGCTGATCAATGGCCTCAACCTCGTGAAAATGGTGGTTGATACTGTCAAGGGCGGTGAGCTCTCGGGCGCCAATCAAGCCTATTCCCAAGGAATCAACGCGCTGACGACGCTGACGGCCCTGACCGACGCGATGAACAGCGCCACCAAGGACCGGCAGAATTCATTCATGCAGGCCACACAGCAGATCGGAACGGCGAAGGACCTGAAAGGGGCGCTGGAGCAGAACACCCAAATGGTGTTGCAGGGCAACCAAACTGCCAACGAAGCCGTCGGCTCGCTCAACAACCAGGTCATGCTCCTGAACCAGCAATATAAAGCCGCCCTCGCTACCTCATCGCAGAACCTCAAAACCTTTGCGCCCCTACCCGACAGCGTCATGCGTGACGGCGGAACAGAGCCGCAGGGCGCTTCCGTTCGCGATCAGTTGAAGGCCTTCGAGGATCAGAACCAGTGA
- a CDS encoding type IV secretion system protein: MDPVSYAINFYGDALRYFDKINEASLERAWGLFAENRNLVSAILAIFLILYFLWGALGLSSVSLQDMAITAFKITLAYTLIMSWALFYDNIGQFVLSAPQDLGSAISSAMGGQSAGADIAQQVASMARKVYDFAMQLFNSYESGWLPNVTGAVVVFIVLVFGLLPMLLILTGVTLFAKMITAVMLAIGPIAILCYFFGISRFVFDAWVRGVAYGMFMLLFTYIMAGLSFGFLIGMMDTINGDMAIKENALAIVLAMVLYLALISYFIFQVPDFARSFAYGAAFSGVPGGGGVDTAYNTARRRLSSSNSRAGQAAAIALSTLAGPRGAVTAAALAGRSSVAGVGALGRMLTNRRRNSE; this comes from the coding sequence ATGGATCCCGTCAGCTACGCGATAAACTTTTATGGCGACGCGCTTCGATATTTCGACAAGATCAACGAGGCGTCGCTGGAACGCGCCTGGGGGCTGTTTGCCGAAAACAGAAACCTTGTTTCCGCCATCCTGGCGATCTTCCTGATCCTCTACTTCCTTTGGGGCGCGCTCGGGCTATCGAGCGTTTCCCTTCAGGACATGGCGATCACCGCCTTCAAGATCACGCTTGCCTATACTCTCATCATGTCCTGGGCGCTGTTCTACGACAATATCGGCCAGTTCGTGCTGTCGGCGCCGCAGGATCTGGGATCGGCCATATCCTCGGCGATGGGCGGTCAATCGGCTGGTGCGGACATCGCCCAGCAAGTCGCCAGCATGGCCCGCAAGGTCTACGACTTTGCCATGCAGCTCTTCAATTCTTACGAATCCGGGTGGCTGCCGAATGTGACCGGCGCCGTGGTTGTCTTTATCGTGCTGGTGTTCGGCCTCCTGCCGATGCTGCTGATCCTCACCGGCGTCACGCTCTTTGCCAAGATGATCACCGCCGTCATGTTGGCCATCGGTCCGATCGCCATCCTCTGCTATTTCTTCGGCATCAGCCGTTTCGTCTTCGACGCCTGGGTGAGGGGCGTTGCCTACGGCATGTTCATGCTGCTCTTCACTTACATCATGGCCGGACTGTCCTTCGGTTTTCTCATCGGCATGATGGACACGATCAACGGCGATATGGCGATCAAGGAGAACGCACTGGCGATCGTGCTGGCGATGGTGCTCTATCTCGCGCTGATCTCCTATTTCATCTTCCAGGTGCCGGATTTCGCGCGCAGCTTTGCCTACGGGGCAGCCTTCTCTGGCGTCCCGGGCGGCGGTGGCGTGGACACCGCCTACAACACCGCACGCCGGCGCCTCTCTTCGAGCAATTCCCGCGCCGGGCAGGCCGCGGCCATAGCGCTTAGCACGCTGGCCGGACCGAGGGGCGCCGTCACGGCTGCAGCGCTTGCGGGCCGCAGCAGTGTCGCTGGCGTCGGTGCGCTTGGTCGGATGCTCACCAATCGTCGGCGCAACAGCGAATGA
- a CDS encoding virB8 family protein, giving the protein MALFKRQLKAAPADRAPGPQEIYDQHLSWGEKNRSLRTLIGLILLVFAVAGWMVAGVLSFSVAQLFPLVRTEVVPLIVDKNTGYMETVTTLDKDRSNVSEIQAVRASFVGNYVIRRETYDPRYLSENFDMIALWSDPDSPAFKDYSEWMNPSNPRGPVKTMGTTGEIRPEILSVNPLNATTMSVRFETRERRRGGDVVNRWSATIRYRQINLPASNRVRLYNPLGFVVTEYVKVPETMPSGLTP; this is encoded by the coding sequence TTGGCATTGTTCAAAAGGCAATTAAAGGCGGCGCCGGCCGATCGTGCGCCAGGACCACAAGAGATCTACGATCAGCACCTCTCCTGGGGCGAGAAGAACCGGTCGCTGCGGACTCTGATCGGTCTCATCCTGCTCGTCTTTGCGGTAGCGGGATGGATGGTTGCCGGCGTCCTGTCCTTTTCTGTCGCGCAGCTCTTTCCGCTGGTGCGCACCGAGGTCGTGCCGCTCATCGTCGACAAGAACACGGGCTACATGGAGACGGTGACGACACTCGACAAGGACCGGTCTAACGTTTCGGAAATCCAGGCCGTCCGCGCCTCGTTCGTCGGTAACTACGTCATACGTCGTGAAACCTATGATCCCCGTTATCTGTCGGAGAACTTCGACATGATCGCTCTTTGGTCGGACCCCGATTCGCCAGCCTTCAAGGACTATTCGGAGTGGATGAACCCTTCCAATCCAAGAGGTCCGGTCAAGACCATGGGAACGACGGGCGAGATCCGACCCGAAATCCTGTCCGTCAATCCGCTCAATGCCACCACAATGTCGGTCCGCTTCGAGACGCGCGAGCGACGCCGCGGCGGCGATGTCGTCAATCGCTGGTCGGCGACAATCCGCTACCGCCAGATCAATCTCCCCGCCAGCAACCGGGTCCGGCTTTATAACCCCCTCGGCTTTGTCGTCACTGAATACGTCAAGGTTCCCGAGACCATGCCTTCGGGGCTCACTCCATGA